The Megalobrama amblycephala isolate DHTTF-2021 linkage group LG18, ASM1881202v1, whole genome shotgun sequence genome segment AATTAATAGATTGTCAAAATTCATTGTCATTTATCAAAATGAGCATATCAAATGACTTCCCCTTTTGGCTAAAGTGGCAAGATATAATTTGCAACTTAAATGTGGAAATGTGTAAATAATTCAGTAGCTAAGCTCCCAGCCCAGGGTCTGTGTGTCTCCACAGGGCTAAATTGGCAGAGCGTCAAAGGGTGTACCAGAAAGAGAGcacttcatttattattttatcaggTCTCTAGAGCAATGTACGCTGGTGATAAATTCAAAGTTTTAATCAAAGTGAATGAGGGTAGGAAGGTGAAGAATTTAATTTGCAGCCAGTGGCAAATTTGTTTGTATGTCATTCCTccgcttatatatatatatatatatatatatatatatatatatatatatatatatatatatatatatatatatatatatatatatatatatatataaataattctgGGCATATTAGTACATGATGTTCAGATGCGTTCTTGAAACGCACAGTTAATGTATTTGCTGTAGGGTCTAATCAATGCAAGGTAAGTGAATATACTGGGTTGTTTTGAGAAGTTCACAGCTGGAATCAGGTATAGTAATGACTGAGGGTTCTGAATACACACATACTCAACAGTGTGCCCTAAACAAACACTTGATACTGTTCCTTCCTACCAGATATGCTAATACCCTCAGCTCCAACAGgctcctgaaaaaaaaaaaagggctttATCTCCACCGTACGGCCCTAGGATTACCGCTTAAAATCCTGTCATTCTCTCATTAAAAAGGTGGATAAGAGGAtaactgtctgtctgattgGGAGGGAAGAGATGGGACACACAAACTTCAACACCTTCAGAAGTCAGATTGTTTGATTTGTAAAAGAAAGGCTGGGAAATGAGGAAGGATTAGCTTAAAGAATTTGAGGGTATTTGGACACAGGCCATGTCCTAATGAAAGACAGTTTGGAAAACCTAGTGTTACGTGAAGGAGATAAAATGATTCTTTCTCCCAGCTGCTTCTTAACGGCTTTTGACAATAAATGTCAAGTGTTTTAAGGCAGTTATGGCCTCTGGGGCCTTCTGGACCACTGGATAACAGCTGTCACTCATTGATTTTTGCTAGGCAGCCAGTGACTTACCACcagattaataattaatttggcAGATATTGAAGCACACCCTTGGGGGGCGTTGAGTGGGCTGAACACCCAAACCTCCAGCCTTGCACTAACTTAATAGAAACGGATTGTTCTGTGGTTCAaggatttaaaaataatttataaagtttACATGGATTTTCAGACTAAAGAATCAgataatgctttaaaaatgaaaagtgaAAAAAAGATTCATTTCTTTTAGTTTGTGTGCTTAAATTTTGACTTGGTCTTAGTTCTTCTCGGTCTAGACATAAATGAGCTTGCTTTTTGTCAGAAAACCAGTCTTTTTCCTGCCTATTCATTCAAGGATTTTCTTTGTTGCTTTGTCTATGggctcacttttttttttttttttttttttgtcgaaTTCTAAACCTTTACCCATAATTTGAGTTGAATACCTTGTCTTTATTGCAGCTCTGCTAAGCTGATGAAATTCCCAGAAAAGGGCATTTATCAGGTTATTGTGGGATTTCACCTTTTGTTGATGCAAGTCCAATCCAGTAGGCCAGTCAGGGAGATAAATGTTGGTTTTAGAGTGTGCAAtgaaagtcatgcagtgtgcaCATTTCTAGTAAAGTGAGCAGATCGGGGGAAcatccatatttgaccttcaTTTATATTCTCTTCCTGAGATAATCAAAGAGAGAGCCTTGCTGTGCTATTCATCTTCAAGCAACACAATCCGTCCCACTTATTTTCCCAAACTGCATGGACATGTGCATAAAAAAATGAGAGGGTTGTCACAGCTTGACACATTAGTACACACACGAACAGACGGATCACTCTATGTAATTTATGGATTTGCTTCAAATGATACTGACGTATCTCAACACATGGCCTAGTTCCTTCTTTACCCTACCTATATATAATTCCCTATCTCATGTGTCCTTCACCTGCCCTCCTGAAATCCCCTTATcctactttttctttttttttctttgttctctcaccatttctCAGCCTCCCACTCACCATTCCTGCTACTCTGTCAGTGTTTTCCCATTACTTACCCGAGCACTCTTGATCCAAACTCTCTTCACTCTCACTTTTTTGTACCAGTGCTCATGCAAGCTTTTCATTAATCTCTTTTTCCCCCCCCTGCAGTATGCCTCGGCTGGATGTCTGCTGTCCCTTCACCACAGTGAGAAGCCAGAACACGAAGAAGTGTGCGAGTTTCGCCCATACACCTGCCCATGCCCGGGGGCCTCCTGTAAATGGCAGGGCTCCCTGGAGGCCGTCATGCCACATCTCATGCATGCCCACAAATCCATTACCACCTTACAAGGCGAGGACATTGTCTTTCTGGCCACGGATATCAACCTACCCGGGGCTGTGGACTGGGTCATGATGCAGTCATGTTTTGGCCACCACTTCATGCTGGTTCTAGAGAAGCAGGAGAAATACGAGGGACACCAGCAATTCTTTGCAATCGTGCTGCTCATTGGCACGCGAAAGCAAGCAGAGAACTTTGCTTACCGCCTCGAGTTGAACGGCAACCGTAGGCGGCTCACGTGGGAGGCCACGCCACGCTCAATCCACGATGGTGTAGCAGCAGCCATCATGAACAGTGACTGTCTTGTATTTGATACCTCTATTGCCCACCTGTTTGCAGACAATGGCAATCTGGGTATCAACGTGACCATCTCCATGTGCTGAGGTGGCAGCGTTAGGCTTTTTCTAGTAATCCAAACCTTGGACAACCTCTGCTCCCTATCAGACTGCAGATTCTGAAGGCAACAGTTTGGAGATGTATACATTTTGTATATTTCTGTTCAAGAGTCATTTGCTAAACCAACGCAGACTTTCAAGATTCACTTGTAGGTTAGTATGGTAGATAGATGGCAGGTGTTCTTCTCAAGATAAAGAGGGGAGTGTGCAGGTGTTGGCAGTCAGTCTAAGTGCAATTGAGATTTTCTCTTGTACACCCCAAGGATTCAAACACCTCAACCTTCAGAAAC includes the following:
- the siah2l gene encoding E3 ubiquitin-protein ligase Siah2; the protein is MSRPSSTGGAAGGLGAGKAGGSKHGGSGGTTASAAAAAAAAAAAAAAAAAAGVSGSVPGSGTVPAAAVALPAAALPGQSAELTALFECPVCFDYVLPPILQCQAGHLVCNQCRQKLSCCPTCRGPLTPSIRNLAMEKVASTLPFPCKYASAGCLLSLHHSEKPEHEEVCEFRPYTCPCPGASCKWQGSLEAVMPHLMHAHKSITTLQGEDIVFLATDINLPGAVDWVMMQSCFGHHFMLVLEKQEKYEGHQQFFAIVLLIGTRKQAENFAYRLELNGNRRRLTWEATPRSIHDGVAAAIMNSDCLVFDTSIAHLFADNGNLGINVTISMC